In one Ananas comosus cultivar F153 linkage group 12, ASM154086v1, whole genome shotgun sequence genomic region, the following are encoded:
- the LOC109717950 gene encoding outer plastidial membrane protein porin-like isoform X1, with protein MEELIDPPRPPRQGLLRRRSFCRNRLLWRRRRGRFGEAVEEEFGGGRVLARGGADVLGADAAPLPAECGVAGARGEGGEEEVGAEGDEERRLRAHLRDLPIHPHDPLHLPHRKRRPRPSAIDLLYDGFFWDQKLKHCTYFGFHTTENGAAKYDFSLCSKSKPQLSLDEMASGELKTTLCFEWPQWSSSKVEFRYLHDYAGIDASIGLGNPMVGLAAAVGTDACIVGADMGFDMSTGKITRYNARLGIVNDDLIQSVALSDKGDNLSGSCYFLVNPKSHVAVGGELSYRFSTNQSTVTYGAQLALDPCTMLKVRVNNQGKIGALIRYNWHPKSYIAISGEIDRNSVLQGSKIGLHLVL; from the exons ATGGAAGAACTGATCGATCCTCCTCGTCCCCCGCGGCAGGGgcttctccgccgccgcagcttTTGCCGCAACCGCCTCCtttggcggcggcggaggggtcgGTTCGGAGAGGCAGTCGAGGAGGAATTCGGCGGTGGGAGGGTGCTCGCGCGCGGCGGCGCGGACGTGCTCGGCGCGGATGCAGCGCCGCTTCCGGCGGAGTGCGGCGTCGCGGGCGCCCGCGGCGAGGGAGGCGAGGAAGAGGTCGGCGCCGAGGGCGATGAGGAGCGTCGCCTCCGCGCTCACCTTCGCGATCTCCCGATCCATCCGCACGATCCGCTTCACCTTCCCCATCGGAAGCGACGGCCTCGCCCCTCCGCCATTG ATCTTCTCTATGATGGATTCTTTTGGGACCAGAAGCTCAAGCACTGCACCTACTTtggattt CATACAACAGAAAATGGTGCAGCGAAGTATGACTTTTCTCTTTGTTCCAAAAGTAAGCCTCAG CTTTCCCTCGACGAAATGGCTTCTGGTGAACTGAAGACAACATTATGCTTTGAATGGCCACAGTGGAGTTCTTCGAAG GTTGAGTTCCGATACCTGCATGATTATGCTGGAATTGATGCCAGTATTGGGTTAGGCAATCCAATGGTTGGTTTAGCTGCTGCAGTCGGAACAGATGCTTGCATCGTGGGTGCTGACATGGGATTTGACATGTCTACGGGAAAGATTACGAGATACAATGCCCGGCTGGGCATAGTTAATGACGATCTCATTCAATCAGTGGCTCT GAGCGATAAAGGAGACAACTTGAGTGGGTCATGCTACTTCCTGGTGAATCCAAAGAGCCACGTGGCAGTCGGTGGGGAGCTAAGCTACCGATTCTCAACCAATCAGAGCACCGTGACCTATGGGGCGCAATTGGCCCTCGACCCTTGCACCATGCTCAAGGTCCGCGTGAACAACCAGGGCAAAATCGGCGCTCTAATCCGGTACAACTGGCACCCAAAATCATATATTGCTATTTCTGGCGAAATCGACCGCAATTCCGTGCTACAGGGCTCAAAGATAGGCCTACACCTAGTCCTCTGA
- the LOC109717950 gene encoding outer plastidial membrane protein porin-like isoform X2, producing the protein MHGPRFYSDIGKRARDLLYDGFFWDQKLKHCTYFGFHTTENGAAKYDFSLCSKSKPQLSLDEMASGELKTTLCFEWPQWSSSKVEFRYLHDYAGIDASIGLGNPMVGLAAAVGTDACIVGADMGFDMSTGKITRYNARLGIVNDDLIQSVALSDKGDNLSGSCYFLVNPKSHVAVGGELSYRFSTNQSTVTYGAQLALDPCTMLKVRVNNQGKIGALIRYNWHPKSYIAISGEIDRNSVLQGSKIGLHLVL; encoded by the exons ATGCACGGCCCACGTTTCTACTCAGACATAGGCAAAAGGGCGAGAG ATCTTCTCTATGATGGATTCTTTTGGGACCAGAAGCTCAAGCACTGCACCTACTTtggattt CATACAACAGAAAATGGTGCAGCGAAGTATGACTTTTCTCTTTGTTCCAAAAGTAAGCCTCAG CTTTCCCTCGACGAAATGGCTTCTGGTGAACTGAAGACAACATTATGCTTTGAATGGCCACAGTGGAGTTCTTCGAAG GTTGAGTTCCGATACCTGCATGATTATGCTGGAATTGATGCCAGTATTGGGTTAGGCAATCCAATGGTTGGTTTAGCTGCTGCAGTCGGAACAGATGCTTGCATCGTGGGTGCTGACATGGGATTTGACATGTCTACGGGAAAGATTACGAGATACAATGCCCGGCTGGGCATAGTTAATGACGATCTCATTCAATCAGTGGCTCT GAGCGATAAAGGAGACAACTTGAGTGGGTCATGCTACTTCCTGGTGAATCCAAAGAGCCACGTGGCAGTCGGTGGGGAGCTAAGCTACCGATTCTCAACCAATCAGAGCACCGTGACCTATGGGGCGCAATTGGCCCTCGACCCTTGCACCATGCTCAAGGTCCGCGTGAACAACCAGGGCAAAATCGGCGCTCTAATCCGGTACAACTGGCACCCAAAATCATATATTGCTATTTCTGGCGAAATCGACCGCAATTCCGTGCTACAGGGCTCAAAGATAGGCCTACACCTAGTCCTCTGA